The following nucleotide sequence is from Candidatus Rokuibacteriota bacterium.
CCTGGAGGCGCTCGATCCCGTCGCGCTCCGTGACGTCGAGATAGTGGGCCATCTCCGGGTGCACGCGGACGACGATCTCCGGGCCGGCCGCGTCCGGGGCCTCGGCCTGGACCTTCCGGAAGATCTCCGCGGCCAGCGTGGCGTCCGACTTCACCACACCGCTGCCCTTGCACGTGGGGCACGGCACGCAGAACATGGACTGCAGCCCCTGCCGGACGCGCTTGCGCGTCATCTCCACGAGGCCCAGCTCGGAGATCTCGAGCACGTTGGTGCGGGCCTTGTCCTCCGCCAGCGCCTTGCGCAGCGCGCGGGAGACCTGCTCGCGGTGCTCGGCGCGCTCCATGTCGATGAAGTCGATGATGATGATGCCGCCCAGGTCGCGCAGCCGGATCTGGCGCACGACCTCGGTGACGGCCTCGAGGTTGATCTTGAGCACGGTCTCCTCGAAGTCGCGCTTGCCCACGTACTTGCCCGTGTTGACGTCGATGGCGACCAGCGCCTCGGTGTGGTCGATGACGATGTAGCCGCCGGACTTGAGCCAGACGCGGCGCCGGAGCGCCTTCTCGATCTCCTTCTCGACGCCGGTCGCCTCGAAGATGGGCCGCCGGTCCTCCCAGCGCTTCACCCGCGAGGCGAGCTGCGGCACCAGCGAGGTCACGAACTGGAGGCACTTCTCGTAGGCCTCGGGGGTGTCCACCAGGAACTCCTCCACCTCGGGCGAGAAGAGGTCCCGCACCACACGGAAGGTGAGGTCCATCTCCTCGTGGAGGAGCGATGGCGCCTTGGCCGTCTCGAAGCGCCCCTGGATCTGGGTCCACAGGCGGCTCAGGAACTCGATGTCCGCCGTCATCTCCGTCTCGCCCTTGCCCTCGGCCACGGTGCGGACGATGAACCCCCCGCCGGCCGGCCGCAGCCCCTTGACGATCCCGCGCAGGCGATCGCGTTCCTCCTCGTCGTGGATGCGGCGCGACACGCCCACGTGCCGGGCCTGCGGCAGGTAGACGATGTAGCGGCCGGGCAGCGAGATGAAGGAGGTGATGCGCGCGCCCTTGGTGCCGAGCGACTCCTTGGACACCTGGACGAGGATCTCCTGGCCCCGGCCGAGCACCTCCTCGATGGGCGGGACGGCCACCCCGGCGCGCGCCTCCGGCCCGCCCGCGCCCGGATCCTCGTCGGGCACCTCCTCGTCCCCCTCCCGGAGGATGGCGGCGTCATCCTCGCCGACGTTCGCCGTGTAGTCCCCCACGAAGAGGAACGCGTCCTTGGCGAGCCCGATGTCCACGAAGGCAGCCTGCATCCCCGGCAGGACGTTGGTGACGACGCCCCTGTAGATGTTGCCGACGATGGAGCGGCGCCGGGCGCGCTCCACGTACAGCTCGGCGAGCTGGTGGCCATCCTGCACGGCGAGCCGCGTCTCGGTCACGCCGGCATTGACGACGATCCGTTTTCCCACGGCAGCCCTCGATCCGGGAGGCACACCCCCGGCGGTAACCCAGCGGTTACTGGAACTGCCGCATTCGCACGGAGAGCAGGAGCCCCAGCGCCATGAGCGAGACGACCATGGAGGACCCTCCGTAGCTCATGAACGGGAGCGGGATCCCCACCACGGGAAGAAGCCCCGTCACCATGCCCAGGTTGATCAGCGTCTGGGCGGCGAAGAGCGCGGTCACGCCGAGGGCCACGAGGCGCCCCCGCGGCTCCCGCGCGCCGGCGGCGATCTCGAACCCCCGGAGCACCAGGAGCCCGTACGCCAGGATCAGGACGAGGCACCCCACGAACCCCCACATCTCGGCGAACACGGCAAAGATGAAATCCGTATGGCGCTCCGGGAGGAAGGCGAGGCGGCTCTGCGTGGCGCCGCTGACGCCCTTGCCCAGGAGCTGGCCTGAACCGATGGCGATCTTGGCCTGGATCACGTTGTACGCCGTCCCGAGCGGGTCGCGGAACGGGTCCAGATAGACGAGCAGCCGCTCCCGCTGGTACTCCCTGAGCGCGACCCACCCGAGCGGCATGGCCGCCACCGCCCCGAGGGCGAACCCCGCCAGCACCTTGAGGCGCACCCCCACCCCCAGGAGCACGGCGGCCAGCACCGGCAGGAGCACCACGGCCGTCCCCAGGTCGGGCTGGCGCACGACCAGGAGGAACGGGACCACCGCGAGGCCCGCCGTCCACAGGAGGGTCGCCCGCGAGAGTGGCCGCGCCCACCGGGAGGTCAGCGCCCAGGCCAGCGTGAGCACGAAGATCAGCTTGAAGAGCTCCGACGGCTGGACGGTGAGCGAGCCCACGTGGATCCAGCGGCGGGCCCCCGAGACGGTCCGGCCCAGCACGAGCACGGCCACGAGCAGGCCGAGCCCCGCCACGTAGAGGAGGGGCGCGGCGCGGACCAGCGTCTGGTAGTCCAGGCTCGCCACCACCACGAGCGCGCCGAGCCCCACGCCCACCCACCAGAGCTGGCGGAGCGCGATCTCCGAGCCGGTCCCGCGGGCGAGGCTCCAGAGCGACAGGATGCTGAGGGTGACGATCGCCCCCACGGCCGCCAGGAGCGTCCAGTCCACGTTCTGGAGGAGCCGGCGATCGATCCCGGAGATCACGAGTCGGTGCCCGCGAACGCCATGGCCACCTTCTCGAGGAAGATGGCCCGGTAGATCGCGCGCGCGATGGGCGCGGCGACCTGTCCCCCCTTGCCCCCCCGCTCCACCAGGACGACGACCACGACCTGCGGGTCGTCGGCTGGCGCGAAGGAGGCGAACCAGGCGTGGTCCTGGCCGCGGGCGCTGTCGCTGTGAGCGATGCTCTGCGCGGTGCCCGTCTTGCCCGCCACCTCGATGCCCGGCAGCCGGGCCGCGTGCCCGGTGCCCTCGCTGACCACCCGGCGGAGGGCGTCGCGGAGGAAGGCCCACACCACGGGCGAGAGATCCACCTGGCCGGTCATGTGGCTCGTCTCGGAGTAGGCCAGCGTGCCGTCGGCCCGCTCCACGCGCTGGATCAGGCGCGGCTTCCAGAGGATGCCGCCATTGGCGACGGCGGCCATCATCCGCGCCACCTGGAGCGGGGTGACCAGCAGCTGCCCCTGGCCGATGGACATGTTGACGGTGTCCCCCCCGTGCCAGGGGCGGCCCTGGCGCCGCCTCAATGCCGGCGACGGGACGAACCCCGGCTTCTCGCCGCCGAGCTCGATCCCTGAGGGCGCGCCCAGCCCGAAGGCCCGGGCGTAGCGGGCCAGGGCGTCCGGCCCCACCTTGAGCCCGGCCTGGTAGAAGAACACGTTGCACGAGCGGACCAGGGCCGAGCGGAGATCCACGTGCCCGTGACCCCCCTCGAGCCAGTCCTTGAACGTCCAGGCCCCGAGCCGGAACTCGCCGTTGCAGTACGTCCGGTCCATCGGAGTGAGCGAGCCCTCCTGGAGTCCCGCCGCCGCCACCACGATCTTGAAGACCGAGCCCGGGGCGTACTGGCTCTGCAGCGCGCGGTTCAGCAGCGGGTGCGTCGGGTCCTTCACCAGCGCGAGCCAGGCCTCGCGATCGAGGTTGCCGGCGAACCGGTCGAGGCCGAAGGCCGGGCTCGAGGTCATGGCGAGGATGTCACCGCTGCGCGGGTCCAGGGCCACCACGGAGCCCGAGCGCCCCGCCAGGGCCGCCTCGGCAGCCTCCTGGATCCGGCGGTCCAGCGTGGTCACCACGTGGGCCCCGGGGCGCGGCTCCTCGCGCTGCATGACCTGCACGGGCCGGCCGAGGGCGTCCACCTCGATCCGCTCGCCGCCGTCCCGCCCGCGCAGGTGCTCGTCCAGCAGCCGCTCGAGGCCGACCTGGCCGATCATGTCCCCGCGCCGGTAGCGCCCCTGCCGCGTCTGCTCCTCGGTCACCTCCCGCACGTAGCCGAGGAGGTGGGCGGCGAAGGTGTTCGTGGGATAGACGCGCTGGGGCTCGACCTCCACGACCACGCCCGGCAGCTCGAGCTTCCACTCCTCGACCCGTGCCACCTCCTCCAGCGAGAGATCCCGCCGGACGCGCACGGGCCGCAACGAGTCAGCCGGGACGCGCGCCAGCATCTCCTGCAGCTCGGCGAGGGGGATCTTGAGGAGGATGGACAGGCGCGCCAGCACCGAGTCCCGGTCCTCCATCTCCCGCGGGATCAGCGAGACCGTGAAGGCGGGGCGGTTGTCCACCAGCGCCAGCCCGTGGCGGTCGTAGAGGATGCCCCGGGGCGCGGCCACGGGGCGGACGCGGATGCGGTTGCGCTCGGACATGTCGCGGAAGCGGGCGCCCTCCAGCACCTGGAGATACCAGAGCTGCCCGAGGATGCAGACGAAGCCCGCGGCCACCAGGAGCGTCATCGCCAGCACGCGGCGGCTCCACGCCTCCTGCCGGGCGCCCGGCGCCGCCCTCATCTCCACGACAGCCGCGCGCGCGCCGCCTCGGCAAGGCCGACGGCCACCAGGCACGCCGCGCCGAGCGCGCCGTTGTAGAGGGCCTGGGGCGCGATGACGTCGGCCAGCAGCGCCGAGAGGCTGGCGGGATAATGGAAGAGCTGGAGCAGGCCGAAGCGCAGGAGCCCCTCGCCCGCGGTGAGGAGCACGAGTCCCGCCACCTGCACGAGCGGGCTTCCCACCTGCAGCCGGCCGCCGGCCAGGCCGAGCGTGAAGCCCGCCAGCGCCTTGGTGAGCGCCTGGACGCCGACGAGGCCGCCGCCCGTGGCGTCCTGCAGCAAGCCGGCGAGGAAGCCCGCCAGGCAGCCGACCTCGGGCCCCCGGCGCAGCGCCAGGAACGCCATGACGACGAACGGCAGGTCAGGGATGGCCCCGCCCACGGAGAGGGCCTGGACCACGCTCGTCTGCGCCACGGCCCCACCGAGCGTCATCAGCAGGAGCCCGATCCTCACGAGCTGTCCCTCTGGAAGAGCGCCGCCAGATCCATTGGCGTCTGGCCGGTCAGGAGCAGCACCTCCTCGACCCTGGCGAAGTCCGCCGCCGGAGCGAGCACCGCGAAGTGGAAGAGGGCGGAGCCCTTGTCCTCGACGGCCAGGACGCGCCCCACGGGGAGCCCCTTCGGGAAGACCTGGCCCAGGCCCGAGGTGACGATGAGGTCACCGGGGAGGATGCCCGCTCCGTCACGCGCCATGAACTTGAAGCGGAGCGTCCCCCCCGGCTCGCCCTCGACGAGCCCGGCCGTGCGGGTCCGCTGGACGAGGGCCCCCACCACGGAGGCCGGGTCGGTCAGGAGCTGCACCACCGAGGCGCCCGGGCGGACGCGGACGACCCGCCCCACGAGCCCATCGGGCACGATGACGGGCGTCTGGGTGGTGACACGGTCGCCGACCCCGCGGTTCACCGTGAGCGCCCGCACCCAGCCGCCGCTCTCGCGGCCGATCACCTCGCCCGCCAGGGTGGCCAGCGGCAGCCGCTGGCGCAGCGCCAGGAGCCGGCGCAGCCGCGCGTTCTCCTCCTGCGCCTCGCGGACCTGCAGCGACTCGACCCGGAGGCGCTCGTTCTCGGCGCGCAGCACGAGGTTCTCGCGCCACGCCGCCTTCCACTCGCGATAGCCGGTCCAGAGGGACTGCGCCCCGCGGTGCGCCCGGGCGAGCACGGCCTGCGCGGGGGTCGTGAGGACGGACAGCACGTCGGCGGCCCGCCCCGTGCCGCCCCCCCGGGTCTGAACCGTCAGGAGCAGCAGGCAGACCAGCACCACCGACATCAGGAGCGCGTACCTGCGAAATCTCACCGACGGCCACCCGCAGCGGCGGCGTCCGGCGCGCCCGGCCAGGGGAGCGCTAGGCGGGGATCGCCACCTTCTTGAGGAGATTGAGTTCGTCCAGAACCTTGCCGGTGCCGAGGGCCACGCAGGACAGCGGGTCGTCGCCCACGGTGATGGGGAGATCGGTCTCCTGGCGCAGGAGCAGATCCAGGCCGCGGAGGAGGGCCCCGCCCCCGGTCAGCACGATGCCCTTGTCCACGATGTCCGCCGCCAGCTCCGGCGGCGTCCGCTCGAGACAGGTGCGCACGGTGTCCACGATGGCCATGACGGGCTCCCGGAGGGCCTCGCGGATCTCCTCGTCGGTGACGACGATGGTCTTGGGAATCCCGTCGATGAGGTCGCGCCCCTTCACCTCCATGGTGATCCGCTCGCCCCCATTGGGGTAGGCCGACCCGAGCTTGATCTTGATCTCCTCCGCGCGCCGTTCGCCCACCAGCAGGTTGTAATGCTTCTTGATGTACTGGACGATGGCCTCGTCCATCTCGTCGCCGGCGATGCGGACCGACTTCGAGTAGACGATGCCGGAGAGCGAGATCACGGCGACCTCCGTGGTGCCCCCTCCCATGTCCACGATCATGTTGCCGCCCGGCTCCTCGATGGGCAGCCCGGCACCGATCGCCGCGGCCATCGGCTCCTCGATCAGGTACACCTCGCGCGCGCCGGCCTGCATCGCCGAGTCGCGCACCGCGCGCTTCTCCACCTGCGTGATGCCCGAGGGCACGCCGATCACGATGCGCGGCCGCACCAGGGTCTGCCGGCGGTGCACCTTGCTGATGAAGTAGTGCAGCATCTTCTCGGTCACGTCGAAGTCGGCGATGACGCCGTCCTTCAGCGGGCGGATGGCGGTGATGTTGCCGGGGGTGCGGCCGAGCATGGCCTTGGCCTCGTGGCCCACCGCGAGCACCGAGTGGTCGGCCTGGTGGATGGCCACGATGGAGGGCTCGTTCATCACGATCCCCGCGCCCCGCACGTAGACGAGGGTGTTGGCCGTGCCGAGGTCGATGGCGAGGTCGTTGGAGAAGAGTCCGGCGAGCAGGCTGAACAGCATGATGACTCCTGTGTGACGCCCGACGCGGTTAACGAGGGGTGACCGTCTGTCCTAATCTAGCACCGGCCCGGGCGCGGCACAACGGGCCATCTCGCCTGCGAGGACGCCGGCGCGCCCGCCGGCCGCGCGCGTCAGCGGATGCCCAGGGTGTCCGGCAGCCAGAGGGACAGCGCCGGGACGTAGGTGACCAGGAGCAGCGCCGCCGCCAGCGCGACCACGAAGGGCATGGCCCAGCGCGAGATCTCGGTCATGGGGGCGCCCGAGATGTGCGAGGCCACGTAGAGGTTCACGGCCACCGGCGGCGTGATGGTGCCGACGGCGAGGTTGACGGTCATCATCACGCCGAACCAGACGGGGTCCCAGCCGAACTGCTTCATGAGCGGGAGCAGGATCGGCAGGAAGACGTAGTAGATGGAGATGGCGTCGAGCAGCATGCCGGCCACCAGCAGCATGGCGTTGAGGAGCAGCAGGATCACCACCGGGCTCGTGCTGAGCCCGACGAGCGCTGCCGCCGCGCGGTCCATGATGCCCATGGTCGAGCCCGTCCAGGAGAAGAGCCCGGCGAAGGCCACCACCACCATGACCACGGAGGTGGACACGGCGGCGTCGCGGAACGTCTCGTAGAGGTCGCGCCAGGCGAGGTTCCGGTGCACGGCGAGTCCCACGAAGAGGCCGTAGGCCACGGCCACCACGGCCGCCTCGGTGGGCGTGAACACCCCGCCGTAGATCCCGCCCAGGATCACGACGGGCGCCAGGAGCCCCCACTTCGCCTCCCAGGCCGCGCGGCGGATCTCGGCCCAGGTCCCCCAGCGCTCGCCGCCCCAGCCGTGGCGCCGCGCGATCCACATCGTCGGCGCCACGAGCGCCAGGCCCATGAGGAGCCCCGGCACCACGCCCGCGGCGAAGAGCCGCGCGATGGAGGCCTCCGTGATGACGCCGTAGACCACGAAGGCCACGCTGGGGGGGATCAGCACGTCCGTGGTCGCGGCCGCGGCCACCAGGGCCGCCGCGAACCCGACGGCGTACCCGCGCCGGACCATGGCCGGGATCATCACGGTGCCGATGGCCGCCGTGTCGGCCGGGCCCGTGCCCGAGATGGCGCCGAAGAACACGCACCCGCCGATGGCGACCAGGCCCAGCCCGCCGGGCACGGGGCCGATCATCAGGTTCAGGAGGTTGACGAGCCCGCGCGACAGGCCCGCGCGGTCCATGACGAAGCCGGCCAGGATGAAGAACGGAATCGCCAGCAGCGGGAACTTCGCGATGTTCGCGTAGACGTTGGCCGCGGTGACCTGGATGCCGAGGTTGAACTGCCAGAGAAAGAGCAGGGCCGTGAGGCCGATGGAGGTGACGATGGGGACGCCGAGGCACAGGAGCAGGAAGAAGCAGCCGAAGAAGAGGAGCCCCGGCTCCATCTACTCCCCGAGCCTCCGCTGGGCCCGCAGGGCGCCCTGCACGATCCGGAGAAGGATGAGGGCGCCGATGACCGGGATGCCGGCCGTGTACCACCACTGCGGGATGGCGAGCGCCTCGGAGGTGGTTCCGAGCTGGCGCTCGCTCCGGATCTGTCCCACGCCGAAGTAGATGAGGGCGGCGAACAGCGCCAGCGCGAGGGCGGCCGCGAGCCAGATCGCGCAGCGCTGCATGCCCCGAGGCATCCGCTCGACGACCCACGTGAAGCCCAGGTGCAGCCCCTCGCGGAAGGCCACGGAGGCCCCGAGGAGCGTGAGCCAGACGAAGAGGCTCACCACCACCGCCTCGGTGAAGGCCAGCGAGTAGCGGATGAGGTAGCGGGTGACGACGTTGAGGAGCGCGATGGCCGTCATGACCGCCAGGAGGAGGACGCACGCGCCCTCCTCCAGGCGGTCGAGCCACCGGCTCACGCGCGCGGGCTCGCGCGCCTACTTCGTCCGGGCGACGATCGTCTCGGCCGACTTGACCAGGTCGGCCCCGACCTCGGTCACCCACTTGTCGTAGACGGGCCTGGTCTTCGTCCTGAAGGCGGCCAGCTCGGCCGGCGACAGCGTGACCACCTCCATGCCGTTCTTCTTGAGTGTCTCGACGGCCTCCGTGGAGCCCTCGAGCCCCGCGCGCGCCCCCTTCTTCTGCCAGGCCATCACCTCCAGCGCCGTCTTCTTGACGATGTCGCGGTCGGCGGGCGTCAGGCTCTCCCAGGTGATCTTCGACACGCCGAGGATCAGGGGATCGATGGCGTAGCTCCACAGGGAGATGTTCTTGTGCACCGTCCAGAGCTTGTACGGGAAGATGACGGACACGACGGGGTTCTCCTGGCCGTCCACCGTGCCCTGCTGGAAGGCGGTCTGGGCATCGCCCCAGTTCATGTTGATCGGGTTGGCGCCCAGCGCCCGGAAGGTGTCGATGAAGATCGGCGAGCCCACCACCCGCACCTTGAGCCCATCCATGTCCCCGGGCTTGCGCACCGGACGCTTGGAGTTGGTGATCTGGCGGAAGCCGTTCTCCCCCCAGGCCAGCGGGAGCACGCCCTTGGCCTCGACGAGCTTGAAGAGCTTCTGCCCGGGCTCCCCGCTCTCCACCGCGTCCAGCGCCTTGTAGGAGCCGGCGAACAGGAAGGGCATCGCGAAGAGGTTGAGCTCCTTGACCTGCGGCGACCAGTTGATGGTGGAGCCGAGCGCGAAGTCGGCCACCCCCTGGTTCAGCAGCGTGAACTCGTTGGTCTGCTTGCCGGCGAAGAGCTGGCCGGCAAAGTAGTTCTTGACGTTGATCCGGCCCTGCGTGCGCTCCTTGAGGAGATCGGCGAACCTCGTCGCCGCCTCCCCCCAGGGGCCCGTCGGGCCCACCACCAGACTGTTCTTGAACTCGGGCTTGTACTGCGCCGCGGCAGGAGCCGCGGACCAGGCGACGAGAAGCGAGAGGGACAGCGCAACGGGCAGGAAGCGTTTCATGGTGGTATCTCCTTGATTTGGCCGGTTCCCGCGAGCGGGTATAGCATGCCTCCGGAAGATGTGTCAACACGCGTCCCACATGGACGCATCGGGCGGAAATACCGCTTGACAGCGGGGCGGTGCGCTTGTAAAGTGAGGTGCGGTTCTAGGTTCATCCGGTCAGCCGATTGGTAGCGGGCACGAAGACGCGAAAGTCGAGATCAACGCCGCGGGGGCCTCAAGCCCAGCGGCGTTTCTGTTTGTCCTCCATTGTCGGAGGGCCCCCCGCCATGGTGGCGGGGTATCACCGAGGCGCAAGCCTCAGAAGAAAGGGTAGTGGTCCATGGCACAGGGTACGGTGAAGTGGTTCAACGACGCGAAGGGGTACGGCTTCATTTCCCAGGAGGGTGGCGAGGACGTCTTCGTACATTTCAGCGCCATCCAGGCCCAGGGCTTCAAGAGCCTGGCCGAGGGCGATAGGGTGGAGTTCGAGGTGACCCGGGGCCCGAAGGGGCTCCAGGCCTCCAACGTGCGGAAGGCCTGACAGCATCCCCAGCGCGAAAACGGACGGCCGGGCCCCCGCGAGGGGGCCCGGCCATTTTCATGCCTCCGAAGGCATCCGGCATCGGCGCGGGTGAAGAACAGCCTTGACAGGCCTTCGAGGGGGTTGGTAAGGTAGCGGCGGTTTTCGGGTACCGCTGACGTGTCGCTTGATCCGCACGCGAACGAAGCTGGTCGGTCCTGAAGGGCGCGAGCGCCGTGAGGACGCGAGTCCTCGTAGGCGCTCTTTTTGTTTCCCCCCGATCTCGGGGGAGACCCCGGCCATGGTGGTCCGGGGATTTCGTGGGCGGATCACCCCCGCTCAAGGAGAGAGGGAATCGAGGTATGGCACAAGGCACGGTCAAGTGGTTCAACGACGCGAAGGGGTACGGCTTCATCCAGGTCGAGGGCGGGGAGGACGTCTTCGTCCACTACAGCGCCATCCAGGCCCAGGGCTTCAAGAGCCTGGCCGAGGGTGACAAGGTGGAATTCGAGGTCACCAAGGGCCCGAAGGGGCTCCAGGCTTCCAACGTGAGGAAGATGTAGGACCGGCGCGAACCATTCGACGGCCCGCCGGACCTTCCGGCGGGCCGTTTTCTTTGTCGGGCGGCAGTGCTGCGGAAAAAGGAGCCCCGACGGCGTTTGCGGCTTCGGGGGTGCTGAGCCGCCCCGCTGGTGAAAAGCGGGGCCGTCGGGGCCGGTGGGTCCTGGGTCCTCCAGGGCCACCTTCAACAGCTTACTGCCGGGCCTTAGGAGGTGACCACCTCACAGATCACCGTAGGGGTACACATCGGCTGGATCACCTCCCTTTCTCGGCGCGGCCCGGCTGAGGGCCCAGGACCCATCACCGCGCACCGGACGCCGACTCCCGGCGCGAGGCTCGGCCACGTCGCTGCTGGCGGGATTGCCCGCGGGGACGCCAGGGGAGCCTGTGTGAGCTCCGACCGATTTCGCCCGAATCTTACATGAGCCGGGCATCGCCCGAAAGGTTTTTTCATTTCACGCTGAGCCGGCCCTGGTTCTTCTCGAGAACGCCGCGCCCCACGCCCTCGACCTTCCCGAGGTCCTGCACCCGCTTGAACGGCCCATGGGCCTGGCGGAAGGCGATGATGCGCTCGGCTACGCCCGCCCCCACGCCCGCGAGCTTCATGAGCTGCGCCTTCGACGCCTCGTTGATGTTGACCTTGGCCTCGCCCCTGCCCGCCTTGTCCTCGGGGCCCGCGACGACCCCCGGGACCAGCGCACACGACACCGCCAGCAGCACCATCGCGATCCATCCCGTCCGCAACGTCATGGCCTCCTCCTCGGTGGTGAGTGGATGATGAGACGCCTCGGTGGACGCGATTTCACTCCGGCGGGGACGAGCCGTCAATGTCCAGAATGCGATACACGACGCGTGGGGACGGGAGGATACAGCGGTCAGGGCGCGACGCGGAAGGTGAAGCGGCCCTCGCTCACGTGGCTGTCCACGGAGACGACACGCCAGCGCACGGTGTAGGCTCCGGGCAGGAGCGGCTGGAGCGAGAGGCGGAAGAGCTTCGGCGCGGAGCGGTCGATCCGGCCGTCGCCCCGGTCCACCCGGCGCCCGTCTTCGCCGACCACCTCGAGGCGGCTCCACGCCGGCTCGAGCGCCTCCGTGAACCAGAGCCGCACCTCGCGTGGCGGGGTGCGCAGCGCGCTCCCGGCGCGGGGGTCCGTGCGCTCGATGAGGGCATGCGCCGCGCCCCCCGTCGCCCCGACCAAGGCGATCAGGAGTGCCAGGACGGCCACCAGCGTCGTGCCGCCGTGCGCGCGCCTCACGACGGCGCGCGTGCGTCGCGTCACTCGTCCGCCGGGCGGGCGAATTCGCGGAGGCAGGCCTCCCACTCCCACGGCAGGAGCGACTGCTTCTTCGAGTTGCAGTCCTTGCAGGCGGGCACCAGGTTTCCCCGCACCGACTTGCCGCCGCGGACGAGGGGCACGATGTGGTCCGCGCTGAGGGCCCTCGGGCCCACCCGGCGCCCGCAGTAGTGACAGACGCCGTCGGCGATGCGCCGCTTCCACCACGTGCTCTGGCGCAGCTCCCGCGCGCGCGCCTTCTCGCGCTTGAGGTCGGCCTCGGACGCCACCGGGGTGAAGCGCTGGGCTGGCATCACGGCCCCTCGACGGTCGAGGAGAGGCGCGCGGACAGCTCCTCCCACTCCTTCATCAGCCAGGCCACCTGCTCCTCGGTCTCCCGGCGCGACTTGGCGATCTCGCGCGCCCGGGCACCGTCGCGGTAGAGATCCGGGTCGGCCAGGGCCAGCCCGATCTCCCGGAGGCGGGCTTCCATCTCGCCGATCTGGGTCTCGACGGCCGCCAGGCGCGCCTGGATGTCCCTGAGCTCGCGTTCGAGGCTCTTCCGCTTCGGGCTGCGCGGGCGGGCCGCCGGAGCGGCCTCGGGGGCGGGCGCGGCCGCGCGGCCGCGTCCTGGCTGAGGGGTGGGAGCCGGCGCCTTCTCCCCGGTGGCCGACTTGCGGGAGAGGTAGTCATCGTAGTTCCCGAGGAAGCTCGCGAGGCGCCCGGCCCGGACCTCGACCACCCGGGTCGCGATGCGGTTGATGAAGTACCGGTCGTGGGAGATGAAGACGATCGTCCCGGCGAAGGCGGCCAGCGCCTCCTCGAGCACTTCCTTCGAGGCCAGGTCGAGGTGGTTGGTGGGCTCGTCCATGCAGAGGAGCGCGGCGGGCCGGACGAGCATCCTGGCCAGGGCCAGGCGGGCCTTCTCGCCGCCCGACAGGACCGACACCCGCTTGTCCACGGCGTCCCCGCCGAAGAGGAAGGAGCCGAGGATGGCGCGGAGACGGCTGTGGGCGGCGTCGGGGGCGGCCGCGGTGATCTCCTCGAGCACGGTCCGGGCGGGATCGAGCGCGTCGAGCTGGTGCTGCGCGTAGTAGTGGACCTCGACGTGCTGGCCCAGCGCCCGCTCCCCGCGCTCGAAGGGGAGCACGCCGGCCAGGATCTTGAGCAGGGTGGACTTGCCGGCGCCGTTGATGCCGACCAGCGCCACCCGCTCGCCCCGCTCCACCAGGAAGTCGAGCCCGGCGTAGACCACGTTGTCGCCGTAGGCCTTGCAGACACCCGCCAGGCGCGCCACGACGCGCCCGGTGCGTGGAGGCTGGGGGAACTTGAAGTGGATCTTCCTCGCGGCCGCGTCCACCTCCACCCGCTCGAGCTTCTCGAGCATCTTCACGCGGCTCTGGACCTGCCGGGCCTTGGTCGCCTGGTAGCGGAAGCGCTCGATGAAGCGCTCGATCTCCTCGACGCGCCTGGCCTGGTTGCGCGCCTGGGCTTCCATGAGCGCCTGCCTCGCCTCCCGCTCGAGCAGGAAGTGGTCGTAGTCGCCGGGGTAGACCTGGATGCGCCCGCCGGCGAGCTCGGCGATGGAGGTCACCATGCGGTTGAGAAAGTAGCGGTCGTGGGAGACGATCACGACGCTTCCGTCATAGGCGGCGAGGAAGCCCTCCAGCCACTGGAGCGACTCCAGGTCGAGGTGGTTGGTGGGCTCGTCGAGGAGCAACAGGGCAGGGCGGAGCAGGAGCAGCCGGGCCAGCGCCGCGCGCATCCGCCAGCCCCCGGAGAACTCTTCCAGCGTCCGGTGGACGGCATCCGGTCCGAAGCCCAGTCCCCCGAGGATCACC
It contains:
- a CDS encoding rod shape-determining protein encodes the protein MLFSLLAGLFSNDLAIDLGTANTLVYVRGAGIVMNEPSIVAIHQADHSVLAVGHEAKAMLGRTPGNITAIRPLKDGVIADFDVTEKMLHYFISKVHRRQTLVRPRIVIGVPSGITQVEKRAVRDSAMQAGAREVYLIEEPMAAAIGAGLPIEEPGGNMIVDMGGGTTEVAVISLSGIVYSKSVRIAGDEMDEAIVQYIKKHYNLLVGERRAEEIKIKLGSAYPNGGERITMEVKGRDLIDGIPKTIVVTDEEIREALREPVMAIVDTVRTCLERTPPELAADIVDKGIVLTGGGALLRGLDLLLRQETDLPITVGDDPLSCVALGTGKVLDELNLLKKVAIPA
- a CDS encoding TRAP transporter large permease, translating into MEPGLLFFGCFFLLLCLGVPIVTSIGLTALLFLWQFNLGIQVTAANVYANIAKFPLLAIPFFILAGFVMDRAGLSRGLVNLLNLMIGPVPGGLGLVAIGGCVFFGAISGTGPADTAAIGTVMIPAMVRRGYAVGFAAALVAAAATTDVLIPPSVAFVVYGVITEASIARLFAAGVVPGLLMGLALVAPTMWIARRHGWGGERWGTWAEIRRAAWEAKWGLLAPVVILGGIYGGVFTPTEAAVVAVAYGLFVGLAVHRNLAWRDLYETFRDAAVSTSVVMVVVAFAGLFSWTGSTMGIMDRAAAALVGLSTSPVVILLLLNAMLLVAGMLLDAISIYYVFLPILLPLMKQFGWDPVWFGVMMTVNLAVGTITPPVAVNLYVASHISGAPMTEISRWAMPFVVALAAALLLVTYVPALSLWLPDTLGIR
- a CDS encoding TRAP transporter small permease, whose product is MSRWLDRLEEGACVLLLAVMTAIALLNVVTRYLIRYSLAFTEAVVVSLFVWLTLLGASVAFREGLHLGFTWVVERMPRGMQRCAIWLAAALALALFAALIYFGVGQIRSERQLGTTSEALAIPQWWYTAGIPVIGALILLRIVQGALRAQRRLGE
- a CDS encoding DctP family TRAP transporter solute-binding subunit, which encodes MKRFLPVALSLSLLVAWSAAPAAAQYKPEFKNSLVVGPTGPWGEAATRFADLLKERTQGRINVKNYFAGQLFAGKQTNEFTLLNQGVADFALGSTINWSPQVKELNLFAMPFLFAGSYKALDAVESGEPGQKLFKLVEAKGVLPLAWGENGFRQITNSKRPVRKPGDMDGLKVRVVGSPIFIDTFRALGANPINMNWGDAQTAFQQGTVDGQENPVVSVIFPYKLWTVHKNISLWSYAIDPLILGVSKITWESLTPADRDIVKKTALEVMAWQKKGARAGLEGSTEAVETLKKNGMEVVTLSPAELAAFRTKTRPVYDKWVTEVGADLVKSAETIVARTK
- a CDS encoding cold-shock protein, whose protein sequence is MAQGTVKWFNDAKGYGFISQEGGEDVFVHFSAIQAQGFKSLAEGDRVEFEVTRGPKGLQASNVRKA
- a CDS encoding cold-shock protein; its protein translation is MAQGTVKWFNDAKGYGFIQVEGGEDVFVHYSAIQAQGFKSLAEGDKVEFEVTKGPKGLQASNVRKM
- a CDS encoding helix-hairpin-helix domain-containing protein, encoding MTLRTGWIAMVLLAVSCALVPGVVAGPEDKAGRGEAKVNINEASKAQLMKLAGVGAGVAERIIAFRQAHGPFKRVQDLGKVEGVGRGVLEKNQGRLSVK
- a CDS encoding copper resistance protein CopC, with translation MTRRTRAVVRRAHGGTTLVAVLALLIALVGATGGAAHALIERTDPRAGSALRTPPREVRLWFTEALEPAWSRLEVVGEDGRRVDRGDGRIDRSAPKLFRLSLQPLLPGAYTVRWRVVSVDSHVSEGRFTFRVAP
- a CDS encoding HNH endonuclease, which gives rise to MPAQRFTPVASEADLKREKARARELRQSTWWKRRIADGVCHYCGRRVGPRALSADHIVPLVRGGKSVRGNLVPACKDCNSKKQSLLPWEWEACLREFARPADE